In Haloplanus rubicundus, one DNA window encodes the following:
- a CDS encoding endonuclease/exonuclease/phosphatase family protein, whose amino-acid sequence MPHVTDAPPEAVARDLRGLRDALDECLPARTIDRNLLIGTWNVRHFGGLTEQWRAGDDDSPKRDLHSIRVIAEIIRRFDVVAVQEIRGDLKALRHTMKALGPDWGFVLTDVTRGDPGNDERLGFIFDRRTTRISGLAGELVVPADEFDRIDPDALDRQFARTPYAVAFESGGETFVLVTLHVLWGDRPDERTPELRAIAEWLDEWARDVNAWDHNLIALGDFNIDRRGDERYDAFVSTGLEVPADLHAVPRTIFADPGDPGEHFYDQIAWFTGDAGQPALSLDYVRGGSFDFVDVALPRRDLTRASLSWRISDHYPLWAEFSRR is encoded by the coding sequence GTGCCCCACGTTACCGACGCACCGCCGGAGGCGGTCGCGCGCGACCTGCGCGGCCTCCGGGACGCGCTCGACGAGTGCCTGCCGGCACGGACCATCGACCGCAACCTGCTGATCGGCACCTGGAACGTCCGGCACTTCGGCGGCCTCACCGAGCAGTGGCGGGCGGGCGACGACGACAGCCCGAAACGCGACCTGCATTCGATCCGGGTCATCGCGGAGATCATCCGCCGGTTCGACGTGGTGGCGGTCCAGGAGATACGGGGCGACCTGAAGGCGCTCCGACACACGATGAAGGCACTCGGGCCGGACTGGGGGTTCGTCCTCACGGACGTGACCCGCGGCGACCCCGGGAACGACGAGCGCCTGGGCTTTATTTTCGACCGGCGGACGACCCGGATCAGCGGGCTGGCCGGCGAACTGGTCGTTCCGGCCGACGAGTTCGACCGCATCGACCCCGACGCCCTCGACCGGCAGTTCGCGCGGACGCCCTACGCCGTCGCCTTCGAGTCCGGCGGCGAGACGTTCGTGCTCGTGACCCTCCACGTCCTCTGGGGGGATCGACCGGACGAACGCACGCCCGAACTCCGCGCCATCGCCGAGTGGCTGGACGAGTGGGCGCGGGACGTGAACGCGTGGGATCACAACCTGATCGCCCTCGGCGACTTCAACATCGACCGCCGGGGCGACGAGCGCTACGACGCCTTCGTCTCGACGGGACTCGAGGTGCCCGCGGACCTCCACGCGGTGCCGCGGACCATCTTCGCCGACCCGGGCGACCCCGGCGAACATTTCTACGATCAGATCGCGTGGTTCACCGGCGACGCCGGCCAACCCGCCCTCTCCCTCGACTACGTCCGCGGCGGATCGTTCGACTTCGTGGACGTCGCGCTCCCGCGACGGGACCTGACGCGCGCGTCGCTCTCGTGGCGAATCTCGGATCACTACCCGCTGTGGGCGGAGTTCAGCCGCCGATAG
- the katG gene encoding catalase/peroxidase HPI, which yields MTGSTDWWPNQLDLDILKQNAQQPDPLGEDFDYAEEFQQLDLDAVKADIEEVMTDSQDWWPADYGHYGPLFIRMAWHSAGTYRTSDGRGGAAGGHQRLPPINSWPDNVNLDKARRLLWPVKQKYGKQLSWADLIVLAGNVALESMGFETFGFAGGREDDFEGDDAVDWGPETEWEATSEERFDEEGRLDDMLGNTVMGLIYVNPEGPNGEPDLEGSAANIRDTFGNMAMNDKETVALIAGGHTFGKVHGADSGDNLGPEPEAAPIEQQGLGWENEYGEGKGADTITSGIEGPWTSAPTQWDMGYVDNLLDYEWEAHLGPGGAWQWRPAGDGPGADIPDSVPDAHIPDEFVDPMMLTTDIALKKDPDYREVLEEFQEDPAEFQAAFAKAWYKLIHRDMGPPERFLGPEVPEETMIWQDPLPDVDYDPIDDEQAAELKAEILDSDLTVAQLAKTAWASASTFRKSDKRGGANGARIRLEPQTSWEVNEPEELTTVLRTLEHIQEEFNASQSDDTRVSLADLIVLGGNAAVERAAADAGYTVEVPFEPGRVDAAPEQTDVESFEVLEPDADGFRNYLGDGDEGQPEELMVDKAELLNLTVDEMTALVGGMRALGATYGDSDRGILTDRPGTLTNDFFVNLLGMNTEWEAVDDDERLFEIRDRETGEVEWEATRVDLVFGSNSRLRAIAEVYGADDGEEQFVHDFVDAWHKVMTNDRFDLD from the coding sequence ATGACTGGGTCAACCGACTGGTGGCCGAATCAACTCGATTTGGACATCCTCAAGCAGAACGCGCAGCAGCCCGACCCGCTCGGCGAGGACTTCGACTACGCCGAGGAGTTCCAGCAGCTCGATCTCGATGCGGTGAAGGCGGACATCGAGGAGGTCATGACGGACTCTCAGGACTGGTGGCCGGCCGACTACGGCCACTACGGGCCGCTGTTCATCAGGATGGCGTGGCACAGCGCCGGCACGTACCGAACCAGCGACGGGCGCGGCGGCGCCGCCGGCGGACACCAGCGGCTCCCGCCGATCAACAGCTGGCCGGACAACGTCAACCTCGACAAGGCACGTCGCCTGCTCTGGCCGGTCAAGCAGAAGTACGGCAAGCAGCTCTCGTGGGCCGACCTGATCGTCCTGGCCGGGAACGTCGCCCTGGAGTCGATGGGCTTCGAGACGTTCGGCTTCGCCGGCGGCCGCGAGGACGACTTCGAGGGCGACGACGCCGTCGACTGGGGGCCGGAGACCGAGTGGGAGGCCACCTCCGAGGAGCGCTTCGACGAGGAGGGACGCCTCGACGACATGCTCGGCAACACCGTGATGGGCCTCATCTACGTGAACCCGGAGGGCCCGAACGGCGAGCCGGACCTCGAAGGCTCCGCGGCGAACATCCGCGATACGTTCGGCAACATGGCGATGAACGACAAGGAGACGGTCGCGCTCATCGCCGGTGGCCACACCTTCGGCAAGGTCCACGGCGCCGACTCCGGCGACAACCTCGGTCCCGAACCCGAAGCCGCCCCCATCGAACAGCAGGGGCTCGGCTGGGAGAACGAGTACGGCGAGGGCAAGGGTGCCGACACCATCACCAGCGGCATCGAGGGGCCGTGGACGAGCGCGCCGACCCAGTGGGACATGGGCTACGTCGACAACCTGCTCGACTACGAGTGGGAGGCCCACCTCGGTCCCGGCGGCGCGTGGCAGTGGCGCCCCGCCGGCGACGGACCGGGGGCCGACATCCCCGACTCCGTGCCGGACGCCCACATCCCGGACGAGTTCGTCGACCCGATGATGCTCACGACCGACATCGCGCTGAAGAAAGATCCCGACTACCGGGAAGTGCTGGAGGAGTTCCAGGAGGACCCGGCGGAGTTCCAGGCAGCCTTCGCGAAAGCGTGGTACAAGCTCATCCACCGCGACATGGGCCCGCCGGAGCGGTTCCTCGGTCCCGAGGTGCCCGAGGAGACGATGATCTGGCAGGACCCGCTCCCCGACGTCGACTACGACCCCATCGACGACGAGCAAGCCGCCGAGCTCAAAGCGGAGATCCTCGACTCCGATCTGACCGTCGCGCAGCTAGCCAAGACCGCGTGGGCGTCGGCCTCGACGTTCCGCAAGAGCGACAAGCGCGGCGGCGCGAACGGCGCCCGCATCCGGCTCGAACCCCAGACGAGCTGGGAGGTCAACGAGCCCGAGGAGCTGACGACCGTGCTGCGGACGCTGGAACACATCCAGGAGGAGTTCAACGCCTCGCAGTCCGACGACACGCGCGTCTCGCTCGCCGACCTCATCGTGCTGGGCGGCAACGCGGCCGTCGAGCGGGCGGCGGCCGACGCCGGCTACACCGTCGAGGTCCCCTTCGAGCCGGGGCGGGTCGACGCCGCCCCCGAACAGACCGACGTCGAGTCCTTCGAGGTGCTCGAACCGGACGCCGACGGCTTCCGTAACTACCTCGGCGACGGCGACGAGGGCCAGCCGGAGGAGCTGATGGTGGACAAGGCGGAACTGCTGAACTTGACCGTCGACGAGATGACGGCCCTGGTCGGCGGCATGCGCGCGCTCGGTGCGACCTACGGCGACTCCGACCGCGGCATCCTCACCGACCGCCCGGGCACGCTGACCAACGACTTCTTCGTGAACCTGCTCGGCATGAACACCGAGTGGGAAGCCGTCGACGACGACGAACGGCTCTTCGAGATTCGCGACCGCGAGACGGGCGAGGTGGAGTGGGAGGCGACCCGCGTCGACCTCGTCTTCGGCTCGAACTCCCGCCTCCGCGCCATCGCGGAAGTCTACGGCGCCGACGACGGCGAAGAGCAGTTCGTCCACGACTTCGTCGACGCGTGGCACAAGGTGATGACCAACGACCGGTTCGACCTCGACTGA
- a CDS encoding DR2241 family protein, producing MVDTAAALREAARDGVDFDGLRAARTPDGFRFAVPGTSADGLSAAAFDELARDHRAYVDNWLFWHADAPQAEAEWAFLRWLERADDRSVPERYDRLADGCTREWGQVAVTVRRDDGRRRYALRHVDEADADPPSTYTDPYEARRLRKVDDGGDYRPLSTAPTLPHGWAFVDLDATAVVRAIDGFYPATIANWHREREGDLDVTHWHDAVSRQTGIYGVVRTWDRGEGHDHVNWVAEACCADSQCLKRREWGYDAETPLDVAGGDGVFPCREPCSLVIAAARTWTRLESEQSRTYTFDLTPSEKEQLEGIVDAVADGRVDEIRDGDTSDGANRFRARFLRAKLFDDDGNLCGVPTGADAE from the coding sequence ATGGTCGATACCGCCGCGGCCCTGCGCGAGGCCGCTCGCGACGGCGTCGACTTCGACGGCCTCCGGGCTGCCCGGACGCCCGACGGCTTCCGCTTTGCCGTCCCCGGGACGAGCGCCGACGGACTCTCGGCGGCGGCGTTCGACGAACTCGCCCGCGACCACCGCGCGTACGTCGACAACTGGCTGTTCTGGCACGCGGACGCGCCACAGGCCGAGGCCGAGTGGGCGTTCCTCCGGTGGCTCGAACGGGCCGACGACCGGTCCGTCCCGGAGCGATACGACCGACTCGCCGACGGCTGCACCCGCGAGTGGGGGCAGGTCGCCGTCACCGTTCGCCGAGACGACGGCCGGCGCCGCTACGCGCTCCGACACGTCGACGAGGCGGACGCCGACCCCCCGTCGACGTACACCGACCCCTACGAGGCCCGCCGCCTGCGGAAAGTCGACGACGGCGGCGACTACCGCCCGCTGTCGACGGCGCCGACGCTCCCGCACGGCTGGGCGTTCGTCGACCTCGACGCGACGGCCGTCGTCCGGGCAATCGACGGCTTCTATCCGGCGACGATAGCGAACTGGCACCGCGAGCGCGAGGGGGACCTCGACGTGACCCACTGGCACGACGCCGTCAGCCGGCAGACCGGCATCTACGGCGTCGTCCGGACGTGGGATCGCGGCGAGGGCCACGACCACGTGAACTGGGTCGCCGAGGCGTGCTGTGCCGACTCGCAGTGTCTGAAGCGCCGCGAGTGGGGGTACGACGCGGAGACGCCGCTGGACGTAGCGGGCGGCGACGGCGTCTTCCCCTGCCGCGAGCCGTGTTCGCTGGTGATCGCCGCGGCGCGCACGTGGACGCGCCTCGAATCCGAGCAGTCCCGCACCTACACCTTCGACCTCACGCCGAGCGAGAAGGAGCAACTGGAGGGAATCGTCGACGCCGTCGCCGACGGCCGGGTCGACGAGATTCGCGACGGCGACACGAGCGACGGTGCCAACCGGTTCCGGGCGCGATTCCTCCGGGCGAAACTGTTCGACGACGACGGCAACCTGTGTGGGGTGCCGACGGGCGCGGACGCGGAGTGA
- a CDS encoding DUF5995 family protein, whose protein sequence is MGGYATLPRLLDARRLRAAGLALRADPAATAPPHDPDPSLLAAVEEPFDTVDGVLDRLRALERRLRAAGDRRAVFLTIYTRMTAAVRDAIAAGQFHDPDWMRRYTVAFADYYRRAFRDFERGALDAVPDPWIVAFATAVEGSALVAQDAFLGINAHINYDLALTLRDVGIDPARRRKRADHRAINGVLAGLIDAQQVALAELYAPGIDDIDATLGRFDEALSLFSMTEGRAWAWRVATALTDVQWSPVRRAVRWLLRTTATGGATFVRSPPVDPGVLGALRRIEAGRSLDDTLAALGARLDGAIGG, encoded by the coding sequence ATGGGCGGCTACGCCACCCTTCCCCGGTTGCTCGACGCCCGTCGCCTCCGAGCCGCCGGCCTCGCCCTCCGGGCCGATCCGGCCGCGACCGCTCCGCCCCACGACCCCGACCCGTCGCTTCTCGCGGCGGTCGAGGAGCCGTTCGACACCGTCGACGGCGTTCTCGACCGGCTGCGTGCCCTCGAACGTCGCCTCCGGGCCGCCGGCGACCGCCGCGCCGTCTTCCTCACGATATACACCCGCATGACCGCGGCGGTCCGCGACGCCATCGCTGCCGGCCAGTTCCACGATCCCGACTGGATGCGCCGCTACACCGTCGCCTTCGCGGACTACTACCGCCGGGCCTTCCGCGACTTCGAGCGCGGCGCCCTCGACGCCGTCCCCGATCCGTGGATCGTCGCCTTCGCCACCGCCGTCGAGGGGTCGGCCCTCGTCGCACAGGACGCCTTCCTCGGCATCAACGCCCACATCAACTACGACCTCGCCCTGACCCTGCGGGACGTGGGGATCGACCCCGCTCGCCGGCGGAAACGCGCCGACCACCGCGCGATCAACGGCGTGTTGGCCGGCCTGATCGACGCCCAGCAGGTCGCCCTCGCGGAGCTGTACGCCCCGGGAATCGACGACATCGACGCGACGCTCGGTCGGTTCGACGAGGCGCTCTCGCTGTTCTCGATGACCGAAGGGCGGGCGTGGGCGTGGCGGGTCGCGACCGCCCTGACGGACGTCCAGTGGAGTCCCGTGCGCCGGGCCGTCCGCTGGCTCCTCCGGACGACGGCGACCGGCGGCGCGACCTTCGTCCGCTCGCCGCCGGTCGATCCGGGGGTGCTGGGGGCGCTCCGACGGATCGAGGCGGGCCGGTCGCTCGACGACACCCTCGCCGCCCTCGGCGCCCGCCTCGACGGGGCTATCGGCGGCTGA
- a CDS encoding pyridoxal phosphate-dependent aminotransferase, with product MVSQRAADVTPFIAMDVLERANELDDVIHLEVGEPDFAPPDRVIETAVDSLRAGHTTYTAARGKPELRRAIAAHYDREYGVDIDPDRVVVTPGTSPGLFLAMAALVDPGDEVVLTDPHYACYPNFVRVVDGEVRTVTLRASEGFRPRVDDFAAAVGPDTSALLCNSPANPTGAVMDGETLAGLAEVAADADATPVVDEVYHGLSYDAAEHTMLEYTDDAFVLNGFSKRFAMTGWRLGWVIVPPDYVDAVNRLAQNVLICAPNFVQDAGVAALETPADRLDEIRETYRERRDLLVDAVEGWGLDLGYTPQGAYYLLADVSDLPGDALDVADLFLEAGVAVTPGVDFGDAASDYLRFSYATDADAIETAIERIDALLATVER from the coding sequence ATGGTCTCTCAACGTGCCGCCGACGTGACCCCGTTCATCGCCATGGACGTGCTCGAACGGGCGAACGAACTCGACGACGTGATCCATCTGGAGGTGGGCGAACCGGACTTTGCCCCGCCCGACCGCGTGATCGAGACGGCCGTCGACTCGCTGCGGGCGGGCCACACGACCTACACCGCCGCGCGGGGCAAGCCCGAACTCCGCCGCGCCATCGCGGCCCACTACGACCGCGAGTACGGCGTCGATATCGACCCCGACCGGGTGGTCGTCACCCCCGGCACCTCGCCCGGCCTCTTTCTCGCGATGGCCGCACTGGTCGATCCCGGCGACGAGGTGGTGCTCACCGACCCCCACTACGCCTGCTACCCCAACTTCGTGCGGGTCGTCGACGGCGAGGTTCGGACCGTCACCCTCCGCGCGAGCGAGGGGTTTCGGCCCCGCGTCGACGACTTCGCGGCGGCGGTCGGCCCCGACACGAGCGCCCTCCTCTGCAACTCGCCCGCCAATCCGACGGGGGCGGTGATGGACGGCGAGACGCTCGCGGGCCTCGCCGAGGTGGCGGCCGACGCCGACGCGACACCCGTCGTCGACGAGGTGTATCACGGCCTCTCGTACGACGCCGCGGAGCACACGATGCTCGAGTACACCGACGACGCGTTCGTCCTCAACGGCTTCTCCAAACGATTCGCGATGACCGGGTGGCGGCTGGGGTGGGTGATCGTCCCCCCCGACTACGTCGACGCGGTGAACCGCCTCGCCCAGAACGTGCTGATCTGTGCGCCGAACTTCGTCCAGGACGCGGGCGTCGCCGCCCTGGAGACGCCGGCCGACCGACTGGACGAGATTCGGGAGACGTACCGCGAGCGCCGTGACCTGCTGGTCGACGCCGTCGAGGGCTGGGGACTCGACCTCGGCTACACGCCACAGGGGGCGTACTACCTGCTGGCGGACGTGAGCGACCTGCCGGGCGACGCCCTCGACGTGGCCGACCTGTTTCTGGAGGCGGGTGTCGCCGTCACCCCCGGCGTCGACTTCGGCGACGCCGCTTCGGACTACCTCCGGTTCTCCTACGCGACCGACGCCGACGCCATCGAGACGGCTATCGAACGGATCGACGCGCTGTTGGCGACGGTCGAGCGGTAG